The following proteins are encoded in a genomic region of Pyrus communis chromosome 11, drPyrComm1.1, whole genome shotgun sequence:
- the LOC137749290 gene encoding uncharacterized protein, whose amino-acid sequence MDDNNPPRALRNHHGSSSSSSSSSSESSDHRGACHTSSAGHTTTATRKSRYPVDDAAGDRIECTGSYCKSCCGALIADCVALCCCPCAVVNFLTLAFVKVPWMVGRKCLGLGNRKGQKRENKRRKCKEGGSSKRGIEWVVERGEEEGKIPEVSRRGGYGEEETECGGARLEAERVWLELYQIGHLGFGRVSFTGTQSLGNKGQLGNVN is encoded by the coding sequence ATGGATGACAATAACCCGCCTCGGGCGTTACGTAACCACCACGGCAGTTCGTCGTCGTCTTCGTCGTCATCGTCCGAGTCGTCCGACCATCGCGGAGCGTGTCACACGTCATCCGCGGGACACACCACGACAGCCACGCGGAAAAGCCGGTACCCCGTGGACGACGCCGCGGGGGACCGGATCGAGTGCACGGGGAGCTACTGCAAGTCGTGCTGCGGTGCGTTGATCGCGGACTGCGTGGCGCTCTGCTGCTGCCCCTGCGCGGTGGTGAACTTTCTGACCCTGGCGTTCGTTAAAGTGCCGTGGATGGTGGGGAGGAAGTGTTTGGGACTGGGGAACAGGAAGGGGCAAAAGCGGGAAAACAAGAGGAGAAAATGCAAGGAGGGTGGGAGCAGTAAAAGAGGGATTGAGTGGGTGGTGGAGAGAGGGGAGGAGGAGGGGAAAATACCTGAGGTTTCACGGCGCGGCGGGTACGGCGAGGAGGAAACGGAGTGTGGCGGGGCGAGGCTGGAGGCGGAGAGGGTGTGGCTAGAGTTGTACCAGATTGGACATCTGGGTTTCGGGAGAGTTTCCTTTACTGGTACTCAATCTCTGGGTAATAAGGGGCAATTAGGGAACGTAAATTAA
- the LOC137707505 gene encoding PWWP domain-containing protein 3-like, with the protein MVGTRSTISLEEDLGSAPGPEKLEVPGEKTIREVVNHSGGGRAGSGGSGRGSAGGGRSFGNLNVDVSDAEEGLVKLKGKGSVEKLESVWSNEKKVVSGGAEAESGGKGRGVGENGGSLDGIGEVPDGTETREAGADVNGGIEENGSCLDGIGEDPDGKTDEITEDMDDEGHEFLVGDFVWGKIKSHPWWPAQICDPSDASEYALKLKAKDRLLVAYFGDGTFAWCNSSQLKPFEENFREMSRQSSSKAFVNAVQQAVDEVGRLVRLKMSCICVKEEFLGEVGRPLAVNAGIKEGVRVPEGRVGKLLDRVSEPAELLAELKRVAEVMPMSSELELNALKSWLSAFYCSKGGYRLPVFVEAQPVPGLEDDWREVDVPVQGPFEDWFSSPRKTGQTDQPLNESSAQGLENRQHQRRKQKSIADLMEEDDDIQAETKEGATSEKAGASSGQNKRKGGENHSESNLTSESGKRRAKLSKTPTSSQMKKLSSVENGASETKKGVLTRSRKKDERIAIDGNGGETKEEAGDSPASRDEELRSGGSQTDMKDQIDHPSSTRERKRSKYLSPPFINLKTGKRSLDIEVESLKVSNDNLVGSPKMLSPFAETLQKKDSTELIGNEITGGSSSKKPSEDEKSIDPMKANVSTHKVLSGLRSAAVNPSSRVEKKSFKIVGDFVAIFRDSIYHNGSNYELYKKKQPHKKRKKLESEPGSMGKDRNQITEKQTESGKKRTKKSSETKSDKSTPGQATETSGSEPGKRKSKNASGTPDLKKRRKKTDETASPASLFVTFGPGSSLPTKSDLIKIYSKFGELDETETEMFYTNFCARVSFVKFADAQEAFNHSQNDSPFGAANVTFRLHNLAAASKVRELSEISNSAPAKKSRGKTRTQALASQPPAAVGEASQVDLIKQKLERMTSMLGDSNGQVSDVTKSKLESEIKELLGTVSTMV; encoded by the coding sequence ATGGTGGGGACGCGATCTACTATATCCCTGGAGGAGGATTTGGGTTCTGCACCTGGACCGGAGAAGCTTGAAGTTCCAGGGGAGAAGACGATCAGGGAAGTTGTCAACCACTCGGGTGGGGGCCGGGCTGGCTCAGGTGGGTCCGGTCGGGGAAGTGCCGGCGGTGGAAGGAGTTTTGGGAACCTGAACGTTGATGTATCTGATGCTGAGGAGGGTTTGGTGAAGTTGAAAGGgaaggggagtgttgagaagTTGGAGTCGGTTTGGAGTAACGAGAAGAAGGTGGTGAGTGGCGGTGCTGAGGCGGAGAGTGGAGGGAAAGGAAGAGGGGTTGGAGAAAATGGCGGTTCTTTGGATGGGATTGGAGAAGTCCCGGATGGGACTGAGACTCGTGAGGCCGGGGCTGATGTGAACGGAGGGATTGAAGAGAATGGGAGCTGTTTGGATGGGATTGGAGAAGACCCGGATGGGAAAACTGATGAGATTACTGAGGACATGGATGATGAGGGACATGAGTTTCTTGTTGGGGACTTTGTGTGGGGAAAGATTAAGAGCCATCCGTGGTGGCCTGCACAAATTTGTGATCCTTCGGACGCTTCGGAGTATGCCCTGAAATTGAAGGCCAAAGACAGGCTCCTGGTGGCGTATTTTGGGGACGGAACATTTGCTTGGTGCAATTCTTCGCAGCTGAAACCGTTTGAGGAGAATTTTAGGGAGATGTCTCGGCAGAGTAGCTCGAAGGCGTTTGTTAATGCTGTGCAGCAGGCTGTGGATGAGGTTGGAAGGCTTGTGAGGTTGAAGATGAGTTGTATATGTGTAAAGGAAGAGTTCCTGGGTGAGGTTGGTCGGCCGTTGGCAGTAAATGCCGGAATTAAGGAAGGAGTTCGTGTGCCAGAAGGCAGGGTTGGGAAGCTTTTGGATCGTGTTTCTGAGCCAGCAGAGCTTCTTGCTGAGTTGAAACGTGTTGCAGAAGTTATGCCAATGTCTAGTGAGCTTGAGCTGAATGCTTTAAAGAGTTGGTTGTCTGCATTTTATTGTTCAAAAGGAGGCTATCGATTGCCTGTTTTCGTCGAAGCGCAGCCAGTTCCTGGTCTTGAGGATGATTGGAGGGAGGTGGATGTCCCGGTCCAAGGGCCATTTGAAGACTGGTTTTCTTCTCCCAGAAAAACAGGACAAACTGATCAGCCTTTAAACGAAAGCTCAGCTCAAGGTTTAGAGAATAGGCAACACCAAAGAAGGAAGCAGAAGAGCATTGCTGATCTTATGGAAGAAGACGATGATATTCAGGCGGAAACTAAGGAAGGAGCAACCTCAGAGAAAGCAGGGGCATCATCTGGACAGAACAAGCGGAAAGGTGGCGAGAATCATAGTGAGAGTAATTTGACTTCTGAATCCGGAAAGAGAAGGGCCAAGCTTTCAAAGACGCCAACAAGCTCGCAGATGAAAAAACTTTCTAGTGTTGAAAATGGTGCTAGTGAAACTAAGAAGGGTGTCTTAACAAGGAGCAGGAAGAAGGATGAACGTATTGCAATTGATGGCAATGGTGGCGAGACCAAAGAAGAAGCTGGCGATAGTCCTGCTTCAAGAGACGAGGAATTGCGCAGTGGCGGTTCACAAACTGACATGAAGGACCAAATTGATCACCCCTCTTCGACAAGAGAGAGGAAAAGGAGCAAGTACTTGTCCCCTCCCTTCATAAATCTAAAGACTGGAAAAAGGAGTCTAGACATAGAAGTAGAATCTCTGAAAGTTTCTAATGACAACCTTGTTGGGTCACCGAAGATGCTGAGTCCTTTCGCGGAGACATTACAGAAGAAAGACTCTACAGAACTTATTGGGAATGAGATAACTGGTGGCTCGAGTTCGAAAAAACCTTCAGAAGATGAGAAGAGCATTGATCCGATGAAAGCTAATGTATCTACTCATAAAGTGCTATCTGGACTCCGCTCTGCAGCTGTTAATCCATCATCTCGAGTAGAAAAGAAATCCTTTAAGATTGTTGGGGATTTCGTGGCCATATTCAGAGACTCGATTTATCACAATGGCTCCAACTACGAACTGTACAAGAAGAAGCAACCGCAtaagaagagaaagaagttGGAATCTGAACCTGGCTCAATGGGGAAAGACCGAAATCAGATCACAGAAAAGCAAACTGAATCTGGGAAGAAGAGAACCAAGAAGAGCAGTGAGACAAAGTCCGATAAGTCTACACCAGGGCAAGCTACTGAGACATCAGGTTCAGAGCCTGGTAAGCGAAAATCAAAGAATGCTTCTGGAACTCCGGATTTGAAGAAAAGGCGTAAGAAGACCGATGAAACAGCTTCACCGGCATCCCTTTTTGTGACATTTGGCCCTGGGTCCTCTCTCCCCACAAAATCCGATCTTATCAAGATTTATAGTAAATTCGGAGAGCTGGACGAAACAGAAACAGAGATGTTCTACACCAATTTCTGTGCTCGTGTTTCCTTTGTAAAATTTGCCGATGCACAAGAGGCCTTCAACCATTCGCAAAATGACAGTCCGTTCGGAGCTGCCAATGTCACTTTCCGGCTTCATAATCTGGCAGCTGCTTCGAAGGTTCGCGAGCTGAGTGAAATATCCAATTCTGCTCCTGCCAAGAAGTCCAGAGGCAAGACCAGAACCCAGGCATTAGCTTCACAGCCACCCGCCGCTGTTGGCGAGGCGTCACAAGTCGACTTAATCAAGCAGAAACTGGAGAGGATGACCTCAATGCTGGGTGATTCAAATGGCCAAGTGTCGGATGTGACGAAATCGAAACTGGAGAGCGAGATAAAGGAGCTGTTGGGGACGGTAAGCACGATGGTCTAG
- the LOC137708211 gene encoding large ribosomal subunit protein bL12cz-like yields the protein MAATLSTLTLGTPSYPATPAASSFPSHSTKPTLQFPFNPQNPTLAHRATHIRPLAAVEAPEKIEKLGSDISSLTLEEARILVDYLQDKLGVSAAALAPAAAVAVAPGAGEGPAVVEEKTEFDVVIEEVPSNARIAVIKAVRALTSLALKEAKELIEGLPKKFREGISKDEAEEAKKQLEAAGAKINIV from the coding sequence ATGGCTGCCACTCTCTCCACACTCACTCTGGGCACTCCCTCCTACCCCGCCACGCCCGCCGCCTCCTCCTTCCCGTCCCACTCCACCAAACCCACCCTCCAATTCCCCTTCAACCCGCAAAACCCTACCCTCGCCCACCGCGCCACCCACATACGCCCCCTCGCCGCCGTCGAAGCCCCAGAAAAGATCGAGAAGCTCGGCAGCGACATCTCCAGCCTCACCCTCGAGGAAGCCCGCATCCTCGTCGATTACCTCCAGGACAAGCTCGGCGTCTCTGCCGCTGCCCTCGCTCCAGCCGCCGCCGTGGCCGTGGCGCCAGGAGCGGGCGAGGGCCCCGCCGTCGTGGAGGAGAAAACGGAGTTCGACGTCGTCATCGAGGAGGTCCCGAGCAACGCGAGAATCGCGGTGATCAAGGCGGTGAGGGCGTTGACGAGCCTGGCGCTGAAGGAGGCGAAGGAGCTGATCGAGGGTTTGCCGAAGAAGTTCAGGGAAGGGATTTCGAAGGACGAGGCGGAGGAGGCGAAGAAGCAGCTGGAAGCCGCCGGGGCGAAGATTAACATTGTTTAA
- the LOC137708576 gene encoding monodehydroascorbate reductase 4, peroxisomal-like, with the protein MGRAFVYVILGGGVAAGYAALEFTKRGISRGELCIISEESVPPYERPALSKGFLLPEAPARLPSFHTCVGANEERLTAKWYKEHGVELVLGTRVKSVDVRRKTLLTGSGETISYKILIIATGARALKLEEFGVKGSDSENVCYLRDLADANRLVNLMESSSGGNAIVIGGGYIGMECAASLVISRMNVTMVFPEEHCMARLFTPKIASFYEEFYKSKGVKFVKGTILSSFDIDSDGKVTAVNLRDGSSLPADMVVVGIGIRPNTSLFEGQLTLEKGGIKVNGNMQSSNSSVYAVGDVATFPVKVFGESRRLEHVDSARKSARHAVTAIMERQQVDEFDYLPFFYSRVFTLSWQFYGDNVGDVVHFGDFSGGTFGAYWVKKGQLVGSFLEGGTKEEYEAIAKATKLKPEVEDLAELERQGLRFAVTVSQEPPPSSPPPRDVISSGIVLERPIYAFHATAGVVVAASIAAFAYWYGRKRRRW; encoded by the exons ATGGGAAGGGCATTTGTGTATGTGATTCTTGGAGGAGGGGTGGCTGCTGGGTATGCAGCTCTTGAATTCACCAAGAGAGGCATCTCCCGTGGTGAACTCTGCATCATCTCTGAAGAATCA GTTCCACCTTATGAGAGACCTGCTTTAAGCAAAGGCTTTCTACTTCCAGAAG CGCCTGCACGCCTGCCATCATTTCACACTTGTGTTGGTGCCAATGAGGAAAGGTTAACTGCAAAGTGGTATAAGGAGCACG GGGTCGAATTAGTTCTTGGAACTCGAGTCAAGTCTGTTGATGTGAGACGCAAGACACTACTGACGGGATCTGGGGAGACTATAAGTTACAAAATTCTCATTATTGCAACAGGTGCTCGG GCACTGAAGCTCGAAGAATTTGGAGTCAAGGGATCAGATTCTGAAAATGTGTGTTATTTGCGAGATTTGGCTGATGCCAATAGACTTGTCAACTTGATGGAATCTTCGTCTGGCGGGAATGCTATTGTCATTGGTGGTGGCTACATTGGAATGGAGTGTGCTGCATCATTGGTGATCAGTAGGATGAATGTAACGATGGTTTTTCCAGAAGAACATTGCA TGGCCCGATTATTCACACCCAAGATCGCAAGTTTTTATGAAGAATTTTACAAATCCAAAGGAGTGAAGTTTGTTAAAGGAACCATTTTGTCCTCGTTTGACATTGACTCAGATGGGAAG GTGACTGCTGTTAATCTTAGAGATGGAAGTAGTCTTCCTGCAGACATGGTTGTTGTGGGAATAGGTATCCGTCCAAACACGAGCCTGTTTGAAGGTCAACTTACGCTGGAGAAAGGTGGTATCaaagtgaatggaaatatgCAGTCAAGCAATAGCTCAGTCTATGCAGTGGGAGATGTTGCCACATTTCCAGTCAAGGTATTTGGCGAGTCCCGAAGGCTTGAACACGTTGACTCAGCAAGAAAATCCGCAAGACATGCTGTTACTGCAATCATGGAACGACAACAAGTTGACGAATTCGACTACCTACCATTCTTTTACTCAAGAGTCTTCACCCTGTCTTGGCAGTTTTACGGGGACAATGTAGGAGATGTAGTCCATTTCGGAGACTTCTCAGGAGGCACATTCGGGGCCTATTGGGTAAAAAAAGGTCAACTTGTCGGGTCTTTTCTCGAAGGCGGAACCAAGGAAGAGTACGAAGCCATAGCCAAGGCCACCAAGCTGAAGCCAGAAGTTGAGGACCTAGCGGAGTTGGAAAGGCAGGGTTTACGTTTTGCAGTGACTGTTAGCCAGGAACCACCGCCATCATCACCACCGCCTCGTGATGTTATCAGTTCTGGCATTGTTCTGGAGAGGCCGATATACGCTTTTCATGCAACCGCTGGCGTTGTTGTGGCTGCATCGATAGCAGCGTTCGCGTATTGGTACGGAAGGAAGCGCCGGAGGTGGTGA
- the LOC137708546 gene encoding MYB-like transcription factor EOBII: MDKKPCNSSSQDVEVRKGPWTMEEDLILINYIANHGEGVWNSLAKSAGLKRTGKSCRLRWLNYLRPDVRRGNITPEEQLLIMELHAKWGNRWSKIAKHLPGRTDNEIKNYWRTRIQKHIKQAENITPGQSSEVNDQAITSQVSISNTVDTMDISHSAPTYQANMDAYPPPLPADQSNESYWSMEDLWSLQLLNGE, from the exons atggaTAAAAAACCATGCAATAGTTCATCCCAGGATGTTGAAGTGAGAAAAGGGCCATGGACCATGGAAGAAGATTTGATTCTCATCAACTATATTGCAAATCATGGTGAAGGTGTATGGAACTCCCTAGCCAAATCTGCTG GTCTCAAACGTACTGGGAAGAGCTGCCGGCTCCGGTGGCTGAATTATCTGCGGCCTGATGTTCGGAGAGGCAACATCACACCAGAGGAACAACTTCTGATTATGGAACTGCATGCAAAGTGGGGTAACAG GTGGTCGAAAATCGCAAAACATTTACCGGGACGGACCGATAACGAAATCAAGAACTATTGGAGGACTAGAATTCAAAAACATATTAAGCAAGCTGAGAATATAACACCAGGACAAAGCTCTGAGGTGAATGATCAGGCTATCACAAGTCAAGTGTCCATCTCTAACACTGTGGACACGATGGATATTTCCCACTCCGCACCAACATACCAAGCAAATATGGATGCTTATCCTCCTCCTTTACCTGCTGATCAATCTAATGAAAGCTATTGGAGCATGGAGGATCTCTGGTCTCTGCAATTGCTAAATGGAGAGTAA
- the LOC137707970 gene encoding ADP-ribosylation factor, translating to MGLTFTKLFSRLFAKKEMRILMVGLDAAGKTTILYKLKLGEIVTTIPTIGFNVETVEYKNISFTVWDVGGQDKIRPLWRHYFQNTQGLIFVVDSNDRDRVVEARDELHRMLNEDELRDAVLLVFANKQDLPNAMNAAEITDKLGLHSLRQRHWYIQSTCATSGEGLYEGLEWLSNNIASKA from the exons ATGGGGCTTACGTTCACGAAGCTCTTCAGCCGGCTGTTTGCCAAGAAAGAGATGCGAATTCTGATGGTGGGTCTCGATGCAGCCGGTAAGACCACCATCTTGTACAAGCTCAAGCTCGGAGAAATCGTCACCACCATCCCCACCATCG GATTTAATGTGGAGACAGTTGAATACAAGAACATCAGCTTCACCGTTTGGGATGTCGGGGGTCAAGACAAA ATCCGACCATTGTGGAGGCACTACTTCCAGAACACACAAGGTCTTATCTTTGTGGTTGATAGCAATGACAGGGATCGAGTTGTTGAGGCAAGGGATGAATTACACAGGATGTTGAATGAG GATGAACTAAGGGATGCTGTTCTGCTTGTATTTGCCAACAAACAAGATCTTCCTAATGCAATGAATGCCGCCGAGATAACTGATAAGCTTGGTCTTCATTCTCTCCGTCAACGTCACTG GTACATCCAGAGTACTTGTGCAACCTCTGGAGAGGGTTTGTACGAGGGGTTGGAGTGGCTTTCCAACAACATTGCTAGCAAG GCATGA
- the LOC137708668 gene encoding peptide deformylase 1B, chloroplastic/mitochondrial — MACAASLHPLSSSSRALFPTLCRRSTFPAIFHRLRGFSPTSPLVSTVNRLIPVRAQARRGFSVKEDEVASAADVEFQTPLRIVEYPDPFLRAKNKRIDSFDDHLKNLVDEMFDVMYKTDGIGLSAPQVGINVQLMVFNPVVDCGEGEEIVLVNPRVTRYSQKTRPFNEGCLSFPGIYADVVRPETVKIDAQDIKGVRFTVSLSGLPARVFQHEYDHLQGVLFFDRMSDGVLETICAQLQALEKKYNDRTGLPSPERVETHRRMKDATGFGKSQLV; from the exons ATGGCTTGTGCTGCTTCGCTCCACCCACTGTCTTCTTCCTCCCGTGCTCTCTTTCCAACTCTCTGCCGCCGGTCAACCTTTCCCGCCATCTTCCACCGGCTCAGGGGTTTCTCCCCAACCAGCCCCCTAGTATCCACCGTGAACCGGCTGATCCCGGTCCGCGCACAGGCGAGGCGAGGCTTCTCAGTCAAAGAAGATGAAGTGGCCTCCG CTGCTGATGTGGAATTTCAAACCCCTCTGAGAATTGTGGAGTATCCGGACCCGTTTCTGAGAGCGAAGAACAAGCGAATCGATTCTTTCGACGATCATTTGAAGAATTTGGTAGATGAAATGTTTGATGTAATGTACAA AACTGATGGGATAGGGCTCTCGGCGCCCCAAGTAGGGATCAATGTGCAGCTCATGGTGTTTAATCCGGTTGTTGATTGTGGCGAAGGGGAGGAAATTGTGCTTGTGAATCCAAGGGTTACCAGATATTCCCAGAAAACGCGACCCTTTAACGAGGGTTGCTTATCCTTCCCGGGAATTTATGCTGATGTTGTG AGACCAGAAACTGTGAAAATAGATGCACAGGATATTAAAGGTGTGAGGTTTACAGTCAGCTTGTCAGGTCTTCCAGCACGGGTGTTCCAGCATGAATATGATCATTTGCAG GGTGTTCTCTTCTTCGATAGAATGAGTGATGGAGTTCTTGAAACCATTTGTGCACAGCTACAG GCCTTAGAAAAGAAGTACAATGATAGGACAGGACTCCCGAGTCCTGAAAGGGTCGAAACCCACAGAAGGATGAAGGATGCTACTGGTTTCGGAAAATCGCAGTTGGTATAG